One stretch of Streptomyces sp. A2-16 DNA includes these proteins:
- a CDS encoding sugar kinase: MRARDATEVVCLGETMAVLVPHDPEPLERQQVLRLEVGGAESNVACGLAALGHRVAWVSRVGDDPLGRRVLADLRDRGVDVRGVETDPDRPTGVYFKDTGPAGTGTYYYRRGSAATRMGPALAHTCRAPLLHLSGITAALSDSCAELVAEIVVRRAVPGATVSFDVNHRPALWRHRDPATALLEPARRADIVFVGRDEAETLWGTAGPKEIRDLLAPAPVIVVKDAEHGATAYTADGGEVFVAAPHSRIVERVGAGDAFAAGYLAAHLEGRGVAAALRLGHLMAAAALATGGDVPTAPDRAELDRLLGLDDEEWQALRLG; encoded by the coding sequence GTGAGGGCTCGCGACGCGACGGAGGTCGTCTGCCTCGGCGAGACGATGGCCGTCCTCGTCCCGCACGACCCGGAGCCCCTGGAACGGCAGCAGGTCCTGCGCCTCGAGGTGGGCGGCGCCGAGTCCAACGTGGCCTGCGGGCTCGCCGCCCTGGGGCACCGCGTGGCCTGGGTGAGCCGCGTCGGCGACGATCCGCTCGGCCGACGCGTCCTCGCGGACCTCCGGGACCGCGGGGTCGACGTCCGCGGTGTCGAGACGGACCCGGACCGACCGACCGGCGTCTACTTCAAGGACACCGGCCCGGCGGGCACCGGCACGTACTACTACCGCAGGGGCTCCGCGGCCACCCGCATGGGCCCGGCCCTCGCGCACACGTGCCGGGCCCCGCTGCTGCACCTCAGCGGCATCACGGCGGCCCTCTCGGACAGCTGCGCGGAGCTGGTCGCGGAGATCGTCGTCCGCAGGGCGGTCCCGGGCGCGACCGTCTCCTTTGACGTCAACCACCGCCCCGCCCTGTGGAGACACCGGGACCCGGCGACCGCGCTGCTGGAGCCGGCCCGCCGCGCCGACATCGTCTTCGTCGGACGTGACGAGGCCGAGACGCTCTGGGGCACGGCCGGGCCGAAGGAGATCCGCGACCTGCTCGCACCGGCGCCCGTCATCGTCGTCAAGGACGCGGAACACGGGGCCACGGCGTACACCGCCGACGGCGGTGAGGTCTTCGTGGCCGCACCGCACTCACGGATTGTCGAACGGGTGGGCGCGGGTGACGCCTTCGCGGCCGGATATCTCGCGGCCCACCTCGAAGGCAGAGGGGTGGCGGCCGCCCTGCGCCTGGGCCATCTGATGGCCGCGGCGGCCCTGGCCACCGGCGGCGACGTGCCCACGGCACCCGACCGGGCCGAACTCGACCGTCTGCTCGGCCTCGACGACGAGGAGTGGCAGGCGCTCCGACTGGGCTAG
- a CDS encoding amino acid ABC transporter ATP-binding protein — MTTTTTDRGVASARVSLSGVHKRFGDLEVLKGVDIDVEPGEVVVLIGASGSGKSTLLRIMCDLERADSGEVWVKDVPLHDRKRAPEIFGHVGMVFQQFNLFPHKTALGNVTLALSKVRKLGKAQAEERGRAALARVGLADKADSYPAQLSGGQQQRVAIARALAMDPAIMFFDEPTSALDPELVGEVTGVMRSLAEEGMTMVVVTHEMRFARDTADRVVFMDGGVVLEQGTPEQVFGSPAEARTQQFLHRVLDT; from the coding sequence ATGACGACCACGACCACGGACCGGGGGGTCGCGAGCGCCCGCGTCTCCCTCTCCGGCGTGCACAAGCGCTTCGGGGACCTGGAGGTCCTCAAGGGCGTCGACATCGACGTCGAACCCGGTGAGGTCGTCGTCCTCATCGGGGCCAGCGGTTCCGGCAAGTCCACCCTGCTGCGGATCATGTGCGACCTGGAGCGCGCCGACAGCGGCGAGGTGTGGGTGAAGGACGTGCCGCTGCACGACCGCAAACGCGCGCCGGAGATCTTCGGCCATGTGGGCATGGTCTTCCAGCAGTTCAACCTGTTCCCGCACAAGACCGCGCTGGGCAACGTCACCCTCGCGCTGTCGAAGGTGCGCAAGCTGGGCAAGGCGCAGGCCGAGGAGCGCGGACGGGCGGCCCTGGCGCGCGTCGGTCTCGCCGACAAGGCGGACTCCTACCCCGCGCAGCTCTCCGGCGGTCAGCAGCAGCGGGTCGCCATCGCCCGCGCGCTCGCCATGGACCCGGCGATCATGTTCTTCGACGAGCCGACCTCCGCCCTCGACCCCGAACTCGTCGGCGAGGTCACCGGCGTCATGCGCTCGCTCGCCGAGGAGGGCATGACGATGGTCGTCGTCACCCACGAGATGAGGTTCGCGCGGGACACCGCCGACCGGGTCGTCTTCATGGACGGCGGTGTCGTCCTCGAACAGGGCACGCCGGAGCAGGTGTTCGGCAGCCCCGCCGAAGCGCGCACCCAGCAGTTCCTGCACCGGGTGCTCGACACGTGA
- a CDS encoding amino acid ABC transporter permease: MDWSVIWSNRALYVDGLWATVLLSLAAIATGTLVGLLVAAVRTSRIPVLAQLARGYLEVFRGTPLLIQMLFIYFGAAYLSGFAISVFGAALLALTLYQGAYIAEVFRAGIEAVPRGQWEASRVLGLSRVQTFGGVILPQTRAIVLPPLVGQYLSLIKDTSIAVVIGYVELVRQGQAVIDRVGDPTTSYLAVAVLYFVICYPLSVLVRRMERKAVTA; the protein is encoded by the coding sequence ATGGACTGGTCGGTCATCTGGTCCAACCGTGCCCTGTACGTCGACGGGCTGTGGGCCACCGTGCTGCTGTCCCTCGCGGCCATCGCCACCGGCACGCTCGTCGGACTGCTCGTTGCCGCCGTCCGCACCAGCCGGATCCCGGTCCTCGCCCAACTCGCCCGCGGTTACCTGGAGGTGTTCCGCGGGACCCCGCTGCTGATCCAGATGCTCTTCATCTACTTCGGCGCGGCCTACCTGAGCGGGTTCGCCATCAGTGTCTTCGGCGCGGCCCTGCTCGCCCTCACCCTCTACCAGGGCGCCTACATCGCCGAGGTGTTCCGGGCCGGCATCGAGGCCGTCCCGCGCGGACAGTGGGAAGCCTCCCGGGTGCTCGGTCTGAGCCGTGTGCAGACCTTCGGCGGGGTGATCCTGCCCCAGACCCGGGCGATCGTGCTGCCGCCGCTGGTCGGCCAGTACCTCTCCCTGATCAAGGACACCTCGATCGCGGTGGTCATCGGCTACGTCGAACTCGTCCGCCAGGGCCAGGCCGTCATCGACCGCGTCGGCGACCCGACGACGTCCTATCTCGCCGTCGCCGTCCTCTACTTCGTCATCTGCTATCCGCTGTCGGTCCTGGTACGGCGGATGGAGAGAAAGGCTGTCACCGCATGA